The region CGGCATCAAGGTGTTTGGTTTCaataaaattcattcaaattttTAAAGATCCACGCACATTTTATCAGCTAAACATATTGAATATATATCACAGAGAAAAGACCATTTAATAAtgggaaggggaaagggaCAAATGAAACTAATAACAATAAGCTCATGCTGGTAAACATATGCAAATCAGTAccagaagcaaaacaaacccatCAACACGTGTCCACGGGCCAATTTGCCGCCACCATCAGTCATCATGTACACCGCTCGGAACCGAGGCATGCGCAGGATACGGCAAAGCACAATCCGAAACCGGCGGAAACTGCTGAATGTTTAAAGGCTAACCACATCAGTTGACCCAGCACCATCCATCGGAATGGGTCGCGATCACGCAACCGTGCGACGCCCGGTACAACGGTTTGGATATCTGTTTGAACTCTGTGATTCGAAGTGATTCAGTGTATACTTGTTATGCTTTGCCATGCCCCATCAGCTCGTTAGTGTTTGCAAATAATTTCCACATTTAATTGGATAGAGATTTCTGGATGAATCCGAGTTTTGTTACAATCGCGTGCTCTGTTGCTCTGGTGACGCGGTCACCATCACAAACCTGCAGTGTCCAGTGATGCACTGTCCGGTTAAGGATAACAGGAAATAATGGATAATCGTCATACACATCATtcgtaattcatcaagtccgGCTCTGTATTACCGACCGTTTGAATACAAACTTTCGGCTGGCTCATTCTGCCCACACTACAGCACGTTCCGTGCGTAGATCTGTAATCGCGACTCTCCTACGAATGGCCAATGGCTAGTTTGTACAATATTCGTACCCACCAGCCAGTTCAAGGTCAGTGGCGGACGCCGGATTTTTACTGAGTACTGAGTCATGGTGAGGTCCACATCGGGGCGGGTTGCGTGACCGGTCAAATGgattgaattttaatgataatttttcattcctcGCCCGTGCGCCAGAGGTCCATTCCGAGGGAAAATCTCTTCCCCGTTCACTGTACACTGTGTTGTTCGATTACAGGATAGCGACAGGATAGCGGTCGATACATGTATATTTACGTACCGTTCCAATGCACGATGCCATGTGTATCTTTCGTGTGACGTTGTTTTTACTACTCATCGAAAGTGCCTACATCCTTGACCTATATCTATAATGGATGGTAGGACATCTATCGCATAAAACGAACAGTTTAACATTCTaaacggtttcttttttactaTATTTCACTCGGCTCAAGGTATTTGCGTCACCAAATCGAAGCTAGGACCcgcaaataaataatatatttGTTTAAACATTAGCTTCATTCGGCATAGTTCTTACTGTCGAACTCTAGAACCATCTGTAATCGATCACAATTTCGTTTAATGGGCAATGCAAAAGATCTTTGATGCACACATTTCAACAGTAAATTAAATGAACAATCCTCAATTTTAAAGTCAGATTAGGTCTCCGGAAATCGGTTGTAAATGCGCAAAGGTAATTTAAACATTGATAGGAAATAATGCATTGAATCGTGTACTTTTGAGTGAAAGTTGCAATCAAGTAGAGGTGCATAATACTGCGCCATTGTAATGCGATGCATGGTagcacatggcatggcacatCAAATTACCCCATTATTCCGAGGTACCGGACTCACGCATCTACATTTCTCGTATAGCTTAAACGACACCCAACGTTGGTCGTGTTCCCTTATTCCGAACATGCCATTCATGGCGCACACCGATGGCGGTCAATGCGTTTCCATACCAAGGCACTGTTTGGTGAACTGCCACCTTTATTAACTGCCGTGAAGATCTGCCGGGAAATGCCTACCAAATAATTGATAACCAGCACCACAATTTGTCAACTCAAACGCATCGAGCTTCGAGGCGCTACGATGGCCGAAAACGTGAAAGTGGTTGTTCGGTGCCGACCGATGAACAAACGTGAGCAGCAATCGTGTTGTAAGGTAACCGTTCTAGCGCTCAATGGCGCCAATCCTTTTTTGTAACGAGTACAGTGACCAGTAAAAGAACTCTGATGAgcaattgtttttttactCCTCTTCAGAGTGTTATTCAAATCGATAATGCCGCGGTTAACTTGGACAATCCAAATGATCGCAACGCACCGCAGAAATCGTTTCAGTTCGACAATGCGTATGGTTATGCTGCAACAACGGAAAACATCTACAGCGACATATGTTATTCACTCGTTGAGGTAGGATTGTGTCCTTTTGGGGAGTCCTTGAGGGGTATTCATCGCATGATGTCTCATCTCCATCAATCTGTTGTAATTTCAGAGTGTTCTTGAGGGATATAATGCCACTATTTTCGCTTACGGACAAACGGGTTGCGGCAAATCGCACACAATGCAGGGAACCACTTACAACATGTCGGCAGCCGATCCTAATAATGCCAACAATATCGGTATCATACCCCGATCCTTTGAGCATATTTTTGAAGCAATATCGCTGGCCAACGAGGTGCGCTATCTGGTGCTGGTTAGTTATCTGGAAATTTATAACGAAACGATACGGGATCTACTGCAACCAGCacaatcatcgccatcgggtACGGGTACGGCGAGTAGTTTGCCGATCAAGGAAGTGCCGGGAGAAGGCGTTATGGTTCAGAATCTATCCCTCCATGCTGTCCACGGAATGAAGGAGTGCATTGAGCTGCTAGAGTTGGGCGCTAAAAATCGAATGGTTGGAGCGACACTCATGAACATCGAAAGCTCCCGTTCGCACTCGATCTTCACCATCAGCCTGGAGCAGATGTCGACCAGCGTTACGGGTACCGAGGGAGCCGCAATCAAGCGTGGCAAACTGAACCTAGTCGATCTGGCCGGCTCCGAACGGCAGAGTAAAACCGGTGCTACAGGTGACCGGTTGAAGGAGGCGACGAAAATTAATCTTTCCCTTTCCGCCCTTGGCAACGTGATATCGGCACTAGTAGAtggaaaaaccaaacacattcCTTACCGGGACTCGAAGCTGACGCGCCTTTTGCAGGATTCGCTGGGCGGCAACACGAAAACCCTGATGATCGCTTGCATCTCTCCGGCAGATTACAATTACGATGAGACACTTTCTACGCTGCGGTACGCAAGTCGTGCCAAGAATATCGCAAATAAACCACGCGTCAACGAGGATCCAAAGGATACGATGCTGCGCGAGTATCAACAGGAGATCATGCGCTTGAAGGAGCTCCTGAAGGAAACGCCATACAGTCCCACGGAGAATGGTTTCAGTGAGGCAAGGTTCGACGAGGAGAAACAATCTTTAAAGGTACAATACGATCAGGAGGTAACGCGGCTAAGGCAAGAGTATGAACAACAGAAGATCGCCAAACAGGAACTGGTGAAAGATATTGAAAAGATCAAATCATACTACGAGCAGCAGATGCAACACCTTACATCGAAAAAGTTGGTCGAGGCATCGGAAAACAGGGAACCAACGAATGGTATTTCTAGTGGTAATCGCAAGGAGATCTACGAACGCATAAAGCAGATCAAAGATGCTCTCGTaggaggcgagcgagcgaacgacatTCAGCTGAAAGAGAAGCGTTACCGCAATAAGCGCGCATCGGAGAAGAGAATCAACGCACTGGCACAAGCATTGGGCAAGATCGAGCAAACCGAAGATCGCGATTTGCTACAGGGTCATTACACCGACACGCAGCAGGAGCTGAAGAAGCGCTACGATCAGATAAGAGCACTTCGCAAACGCACCAAAGCCCTCGAACAAGAAGTATCCGACATTGAAGGAGAGTTTCAGCGCGAACGGGATGATTATCTTGCCACCATTCGACTACTGGAGAAGAAGATTCTGTTCTACGAAGCCGTATTCCACAAAGCCATGCCAGTCCTGAGGAAGGACGGACGGTACTGGAATCTGGAGTCCTTGGAAAAGGAGTCCGAATGGAGTGACGATCTGCGTAAGTGGCGTTTACCGGATGATGCATTATTGCGCCTGCGATTACCACCGGCCGAATCGCCACCGCCCGAGGAAGCCCCCCCGGGTAAGGGGTCTGGTCGGGAAAGTCAAACCTCGCTCACGGCACCCGGGCGATTGGAGCGGAGCTCAACGATGATCCTTGCCAAATTGCCACAGTTTGATCGGGGAACTCACACGCTACCACGACCTGAAGACCAACCGTTACCAGTACCACCGCGGAAGGAATTTCTCAGCAAAAGCACCAACTCGAATCCATTTCCGAAGATTGAAGATGTGGCGCTGGCTTACTTTCGACCGCGCCGTGCTGCCGAACTGGTGTATAAAAGTGGCTGGCGTACTATTCAGAAGTGATGTTTCGATAGCCTTCATTTTGAAGTCGCTACACTTTTTAACAATGTTAaatgatatttattttataacaAATATTATCGTTCCCAAAACACTCGCATCCTCCGGGTTTCAGTTTAGTTTGATGAAAAGATTGTTACTCAAATAGGTCGGCAGGTCGAGAGAGTACTTTTCTTCCAATCTCTTGGGAACAAAACGACCGCCAAGGTAGTGTTTCGCATTTAGCAACCGTTTCGCACAGAGCTTCGGAGCCGTAAGAGATATCAGGCAGGCGGGCTGAATATCACACTCGCTTTGAGGTCCTTCTTCCACGTTCCAGCCACTCGGAATATCAATGCTGACGATAGGAAGCTTCGACCGTTGCAAAACGTTCATTATTGGGAGAAAGGAATCACGTACCGGTGGTTTGAAACTAAACCCAAACAGGGCATCCACTATCAACCCGAATTCTCCTTCCACCGATGCGGCCTCTGGACAGTCGGTGGTCACGGTGATACCCATCGATTCTGCCTGATGTTGCAAGTTTTTAAAAAGTTCCTTTTCCGTCCTTTTCGGGTAGTACACATAAGGTAGGTAGTTCATCAGAGCAAGATGTCTGGCGGCCACCAGTCCATCCCCTCCGTTGTTGCCCGGACCACAACATATCAGAACTTTGTTGCTCTGCAAACTGAAACAGTGTAACTTATGCACATTAAGGATATTataaacgaaagcaaaagatcTACCTGTCTGGTGCATACGCGTCGGCGATAACATGAGCGCAGCTTAAGCCAGCCAACTCCATCAGCTGATCTACGCTGAACCTGTACTCGTTGAACAGCTCCTCATCGATACTGATCGCCTCTTGTTGATTCAAGTATTTCATTCTCGCAGCACTTGATCCCGTGGAGTGCAGTCTTTTATGGTACTAAAAAGAAGACAATTAATAGAATAAGTTTTTCCATATCTAATTACTCTAGAGTAGAGATTACCTGAATTATCAACCGCACCAAACTGCactttttcacaaaaatcattgttttgtttacattttcaacGATACCCCATACGCTAGCACAGCTCAACCAAAATTCGAGCAGGGCAGCAAAATTCGAGCAGGGCAGCAAAATTCGAGCAGGggagcaaaattcgagccgagcacgtgcttcggaaaaaggtcgcaagtATAGCGGCAGGCTCATTAGCcgtcttctcactatggagCCTGGTCAGACGGGTGAACCCCATACGAAACAATTGTTTAAGGCTTTAAGGCATTTTCTGCATTTTGATCTGTGATTTTTGCCTTGTACAGAAACCGCTGAGCATCTTCTTGATAACCTGAAATCAACTCTATTCAGGACTTCATCGGAGATGTACAGTTTTTCTATAAataccgccgccgccgccaataAGTACTGCAGGTCTTCGATAACCTGTTCTGATCACGATGGAATCTCATATTCCTAAAGTCGATAGCTGTACATCGTTTGTCCCCTATACAAGACTGCGATATGTCTGAAACTGATGTGAGACATTTGAGTTATTATTTTGCGAATTGAAATAATtatgaagaaaacaaatgaaatcagCAAGCGCAGCGTTATCCAAGGACACTTTGCCGTACGCTCGTCAAGCTTGTCTTATCAGCTCAATCAGCGGGcaaattttgtcgttttgcgATACGCAGTTCGCAATTCATCAATTGATTTTGCACGCGGATATTGCGAAGGTCAGTGCGTGTTATCTAGCGGTGCGAATATTTTTCGCTAATCGCCTACCGATAAGCGGGGACCGTGCGAAACGAATGGCCAACAAAGGCATCCAGTGGCGCTATTGATAAGAACGTATCGAGGAGGAGCAATTGGATCGAATTATGGAGTACATTGGATTGgataaatattttctttccaaaaaaacTAACATCCGGTACTTAAAACGAGAGCTCATTTTAGCGAATAGAGGTACCCCTCGACTTAACCGATTCGGTAAGCGGTCAAACGATCAATATGACGAAAAAACGGTAGAAACctgaatgaaaacgaaataaaaaaaatcgatcccaAAAACTTTGGGTGCCCGAGACTGTCGCACAGAGTCCGACCTTTAACTGCAAATTTCATTGTTTAACCCAGCTAAAAGAACATCCGGCAAGATGCAGGGCCTTACTATGGCTAGTTTGAAGAAAAACCCAGCGGTAGGTTACGATTGGAGTGTAAAATTGTGGCCGAATCTTGAAAAGAATATCCGCATCCTTGGTTACGTCACAGTGAAATATGaggcagaaaatggaaaagtcgCAGATAAATCACGCGAtaatgtttgttgcttttgttggtCTCTTCCGATCCTAGCTCATCCCGCTGTACGTCTGTATCGCGCTGGGAGGTGCCGGCGCCGTGTTCTACACGCTCCGCTTGGCTCTCCGTAGCCCCGAGGTTACCTGGAACCGCAAGTCCAACCCGGAGCCATGGGAAGAATACAGGAACAAGCAGCATAAGGTGACTTTCATTTTATATAACTCAACCGTAAGGTGGTTTTCCGCGACAGCGAGGTGCCACGGGCATGGGCTATCGTCAGGATGATCACTTATAAATAGGTGGCGGCCCCATCCATGAAAGTTCTAGTAAACAAACTATTTTCCCTCTCCCCGGTCCCCATCTATTTACAGTTCTACTCGCCGATCCGAGACTActcgaccaccagcagcccggCCCCCAAGTACACCGACTAAGTTGACGAGCAACACCGTCAGCTCCTAAGGGCCGCCGGCTAGAATGGGGAAAGCCAGAAACAGTTATCCTTAGCAACAACAAGAGATCCGTGGAACCGTTCCCCGCAGTAGTGCCGTTTAATCCGTCGCGTTAAAACAGCCGCAGCATTGATTCGAACAACAGAATTCGCATTGGACCCTCTAGCACTGTGCGTTTCGAGAGAACTTAAATTCGCCCAAGAACATCGATTGGCGCTTATTCTGGTTTGGTTGGCATGTTCTAAGTTGTAAATATGGTCCAAATCGTATGGTAACCGGGATTCGTTAAGCGGCTAATAAAACCTGCTGTTGGAAACACAAGCGGTTCTCAAAGGCGTCTATCCATTCCATTGTCCTACTGCTTCGATTATCTGAAGATCATCAAATATCGTTAGCTAAGCCAAAAAGCGATTATTTTGTGTGTGGAGGACATCCAGCAGGAGCATATTTGTTCTCAAACCCCTCCAAACGGCCTACAATGGATTCCATGACCACATAATTCAGAATTATTGAATATTTGATCAATCCTTTCCGAGGACtatttttataataaaaaatgtACACATGTTTCAGTCGTGTAATTGTTTCTGGAACCCTTACTCGACCTGGTCTGTTGCCAGGTTTTGGTTGTCAACGGACGCGCGCTTTGTTTGGTCAAAACGTTTTCTAACGGAATTTTACGCGGAAGTCTCGCGCGTATTTTGTGTACAATTGGACTGATTTAAATGTTTGGCCTATTTGTACCCTTCCCGTGAATCAATCTCCTCGCATCGATGGCTCAAAGTGACCGTGTGACGGACCTGATTATGCACTATTACATGCAGCATGGACGCAACCGTGATCTGGAGAAATATCTTCGCTTGCGACGACTGTCGAGTGCTACGCGTTCGTCCAGCGATGGTAGCCTGCCGAATCTGTGTCCCGGGAGCGCCTGTGCGGGTGCTGAACGATCCGGAGCAGGCCGATCGATGGAAAACCTGTCCACTCTGCGCCAAGAAGCGGAACGACAGGAGCTGGCCGAAGGGGAGCAATCGATCCACCGCAAGAACGCATCCGCCGGGAGCGGAAAATCGATCAGCAAATCGTCAAACAGCAGCGCAAAGCAGGCCGAGGGCGAAGCAGTAGGCGGTGATGCGGCGAAAGGTGTTACCGTACGAGAGAAGAAGGTCGAACAGAAGAGTGGCCGCAACTTTAACTTCAACCTGGAGTCCGTGATTGAGATAAATCTGCCACCTCCTCCAACCATAACGATCGCGGGTGGCGCGGTTTCTGCCCCTCCATCCATTATGTGCAGCCAAATGGCGGCGGCACCGACAGCAGCTCCTTTGCAACCTCCTGCCAGCACCAGTGAGAAGAGGGACCCACCGTTCCGACTTGTAGTGCATGAGAACAGCACCCAAACTCCGGTGACCCCGGAGGATGATCCAATACGGCCCGTGGTGAAACCGTCGAGCTCCTCAGCCCTGCCTGTTGGTGGCAACGAGGAAACACTGGACAGCACGAAAGATCTTTCACCGGGCAGTAGCGTCGCCTCGAACCGCCAAAAGCTCGAGTGGGATTCGCTGGGAGACATCGGGTACGATTCCAGCGAACGCTTACAGTTCTGCGGTGCGGCGGATCTAAATGAAACCGAGAAACGGTGCCTACAACGGTACTTTGCTCGCAAAGGCCTCACCTTCGATCGGAGTGTCGTCGTGGTGCGCcagcgagaggaaaaggaacgtAAAGTGGCCGCGAAGGCTACACAGCAGGAAGCATCCATCGTGCTAGCAAATCCCGGTGCCCAAAGCACTCCAAAACCGTCATGCACCGTGGCGACGGCGAAGCTGGAAGTGGCCAAAGCAACGCAAACCTCTCTCCGCCCAAACCGTGCGCAGGAATCGCGGGGCATACAAGCGGTCGTCGAAGGGCATCCGCCGCTTGACCGAGAAGACAAGGGAATCGGCACCGAAAGCTGCACGATGGCATCGGTCGATGCAGCGGAAAGCTTCGAGTTCTTTCCCCGTTCCGCCCCCGAAAGCGGTAGCAACGGTGGTACGAGTGTGGCTTCCCTTTCCACCACGTCTCACCACACTTCCtcgacaacatcatcatccggcccCGGTCCCAGTTCTGCCACTCTGCGGCCGACATTCGATGACGAGGTAAAACTGGGTCTCACGCTCTACAACTCGATCCAGGAGCTCAGCAGCATGCCAACAGGTGTGAAGCAAAGTTTAATCGATAAAATATTCCGGAAACTGTCGCGCCACGATCCGAAACGGCGGACACGCGAACAGCTGCTTCGGGATTACGCGACGGCCGTTCGTGAGAGGCGCACCGGTGGGCAGTCGGCACCACGAACGGCAGAGCAGGCCAACGTGTACGATGATGTGAGTCCTTCGGTGGAACACGATGTTCCGAGCGGTTTGAGCCTCCCGAGGccagaggaaaaggaagaactAGATCGCAGCTTAGGTGTCGAAGAGCTGGTAGTAGACGAAACGAAAGATCCGGAAGATCGTTTCACAAGTGAAGAGCATGTGGCTGCCGTTGAAGGGTCCGTGAAAGGATTATCGTCAGGTTCGAATGACGCTCAGAATGGCGCTGTATCATCCTTGGGTCGGGACATTGGCGTTTCATCGTCCGCCGGTGGACTTTGTTCGATTCAAACGGTCTCATCATCTCACCAGGACGAATCGGTTGGTACGGCGAAAGAGAATGTGTCACACAGGGAACCGTCGGCCAGGGATAAGCGGGTGCATAAGGCCATGCAGGACTATCTGCGACCGATGACCCAGTCGGAAGTGGAGTATGAAAACTTTAAAGAACTGCAGAAACGTGCCCGGCGTCCCAAGGAGCCACAACTCGCAGAGATTGATCGTGAGATtgaacagctgctggtgcgcaaAATGTTGCTTCTGAGTGCCGATGCGGAGTGCCATCGGACTGCTGCGGAGTCGGATAAAGGATTGCCGgcaaaaccacaacagcaTCGGAACAATGCGCTTCCCAGTGAACGTAGCGGGACGGTCTACACATCGGTACACGAGTCTACCTCGGGTTCATCTTGCGCCGAACCGCAAAGTAGTGGTCGCGCATCGAAGGATAGTTCCGCCTGGAACTCGCACTACCACATGGCGAAGGTGCTGAAAACACGGTCCAAGCTGGAAACCCCTACCAGCCCTTCGGACGTTAGCATTCCGACGTTCatcaagcagaagaaggatcaATTCATTGAAAACTACGATCAAGTGCGGCACGAAAGGCGCGTTTTCGAGGAACAAAACCACATCTACACACGTCCGTACAGTGGTCAACGGAGTGACGCTCTGCGGCGACAGGAAAAAGAGAACCGCGGTCTCGCGAGGGGCAAGTACGTGAAGGACAAACTATCGAAGCCCATCCCAGCAGCAGATTCTTCGTCGAATGTTTCCGTTCCTTCTCCACGGTTACTAGATGGTTGTGCTGCGTTCATATCGTCggattccatttcgattcccGTCGTCACAACGCTAACCAACACGACGACCACGCATCATTACGATATCAAATCACGCCGACCAACGCCACCGGTCATGCCTGCCGGACGAACGACTGGAACACAGACGACCGATTCCATTTTACGGACGAAACCCATCTTTGGCGAACAACGGCCACAGAAGGCGAACAAACCGACCGATACGGCAGCCGCATCCGTACAGGCATCGTCGCACGGAATGGAGGTGCCAGTTGATGAGACTAATTGTTGTCGACGTACCAGGGAGTGTCACTGCATGTGCGGACGAGGAGGTCGAGAAGTTCCTCGTAAGACGGAACTTATCGATGGAACCGCTGGAAGGCAGGATAAGCAAGCGCAAACGAAACCATCCTCCATTGCGTACGTCATTACGTTCGAAGGTGGCGTTCGGCCTGAAAGTCGTCCATCGGCCACCAACGTTAGGAAAAAAACTGAGCGAGCGGTGTCCCAGCTTACCGTTTCCAGCAGCCCAACCGTTAGCGAGAGTgacgaaggaggagaaaatggaaaggacaACGTGTCGGAGAAGATGCTGACGCTACGGGAACAATTTTGTCGCTCCTGCCCAACGACTCTGACACGCATCGAGGAACGGCGCCGGTGCATCGGTGAGCTGAACAAACTGCGCAGCAAACGGAATGCCCAGCGGCAACGATTGCTGCTCCTCACGTCGGATGATTCGTTGCGCAGGTCCAAGGTATCGGAGGGCAAGAATACGcttccgccgccaccattaACGAGCAAGTGGCGTGTGTTTGCTTCGACACGGGCCATGCGCGAGAACACCCGCCGGCAGGTACGCAATCTACCGGAGGTGCTACGGAAGAAGGAGCTCGAGCGGATGAACAACCTGAAACGCAAGAACTTGATCATGAAGGACGTCTACAACCGGGTAAGAAGCGAAGCGGCCGAATGGAAGGACAACCGTTGACTGAATACCACGTTCCGTAACCTTACAGAATCTGCAGCGCAAGGTGTTGCGGGGACAGGTGGACCTGTCCAACAGCGTTCGCGTGATCCAGGACTAGTGGCGAGACCACCGGGCTCATCGTACCTTCATTTCTTTACATCTATTAGTGTGTGCCTTACGCATTTTTTGAGAATTTTAATAAATACTCTATCGGCTAAATAAGATTTGATTTCCCTAGGCCCTTTTTTGCTGGCCGATAACAGtcggtttgaaatttgattACAAATATCGCGCTTTCTGCATGGGCCAagcgtgtgctggtgtgcgtgagatCTCGGTCACTTTTGGTTCGCTAGAAAAATCATCGAAGATTGCGCTGCTCGCAGTCACCCgtgtgtcgtcgtcctcttcagCGTAAAAATCCGTGTCTTGGCGAGTGCAAGGAGGTTGGCAGACTTTGGAAAGCGAGTTAAACCCGGACAGCGAGATGTCGACGTTGTACAATAAGACCCTTTCGGCGCACCAGGCCCACAAGGAGCACGTGCTGGCCGTTTCGCGAGATTTCATCTCGCAGCCGCGATTGGGTAAGTACCAGGAGAGTTGGAAGAAGAATCGGGAAAAAAGGTCGTCAGCCGCAACGAGAGTGTCATGTGGCTCTCCGGGCGACGAAAGGATAGCCTCTCGTGCTATGGGTCATAAGATGGACGTGTGGCTGCATTGATGACGTCCTGCTtccgttgctgatgctgtagAATTTTCGCTGAAATATCTTTTTCTTTCGGCTCGATGCAAATGCCGAAATTGCGGGCACTTTTTCGGCGTATTTGCTTGAGGTTGTACGCCACAAGTGGCCGCTAAACCGCTGGAAAAGTGCTCTCGCTTTAACTATCCGTCCTTCTGTCCTAGTTCTATCGCGAAATTCGTCCTATCTATCggggaaaatgtggaaaaatcGTCACGGACAAATCGCAAATTCTGTTTTGATGTCACATGACTGTTTGGTGTCAAAACACCTGACTAGCGGAATCGATACGCACACACCTCTGTGCTGCACCCAGCtcacgaacacacacgcgttCTCGATTTCGCTATCTCTTTCTGTTGTACAGTGTGTTTACACAGAAGAAGAGTGCGTAGAATGTGGATTTAAGTAGTGAGAAGGGTAGGCCGGAGGTGGGGGATAGTCCGGAGGACTTTATCACTCCGAGAATCAAAAGGGATTCGATGTTTTATGTTCACAAATTGCGAACCGAATTTGGCCTCAGTAGGCGCCGGCGGCCATtgtcaccagccagccagcgatgcATTTCATCAAgtagccaccaccgtcacaTGGTGTCTCCGGGCGGTTTATCACATGTTAACGTTACGTAAATGGAGACCGCCGCCGTAGACATGTCCGTTCGGTATGCAAACCGATAATACGCTTATGATATGCTCAACCCCACCCC is a window of Anopheles aquasalis chromosome 2, idAnoAquaMG_Q_19, whole genome shotgun sequence DNA encoding:
- the LOC126581140 gene encoding osmotic avoidance abnormal protein 3, whose translation is MAENVKVVVRCRPMNKREQQSCCKSVIQIDNAAVNLDNPNDRNAPQKSFQFDNAYGYAATTENIYSDICYSLVESVLEGYNATIFAYGQTGCGKSHTMQGTTYNMSAADPNNANNIGIIPRSFEHIFEAISLANEVRYLVLVSYLEIYNETIRDLLQPAQSSPSGTGTASSLPIKEVPGEGVMVQNLSLHAVHGMKECIELLELGAKNRMVGATLMNIESSRSHSIFTISLEQMSTSVTGTEGAAIKRGKLNLVDLAGSERQSKTGATGDRLKEATKINLSLSALGNVISALVDGKTKHIPYRDSKLTRLLQDSLGGNTKTLMIACISPADYNYDETLSTLRYASRAKNIANKPRVNEDPKDTMLREYQQEIMRLKELLKETPYSPTENGFSEARFDEEKQSLKVQYDQEVTRLRQEYEQQKIAKQELVKDIEKIKSYYEQQMQHLTSKKLVEASENREPTNGISSGNRKEIYERIKQIKDALVGGERANDIQLKEKRYRNKRASEKRINALAQALGKIEQTEDRDLLQGHYTDTQQELKKRYDQIRALRKRTKALEQEVSDIEGEFQRERDDYLATIRLLEKKILFYEAVFHKAMPVLRKDGRYWNLESLEKESEWSDDLRKWRLPDDALLRLRLPPAESPPPEEAPPGKGSGRESQTSLTAPGRLERSSTMILAKLPQFDRGTHTLPRPEDQPLPVPPRKEFLSKSTNSNPFPKIEDVALAYFRPRRAAELVYKSGWRTIQK
- the LOC126581141 gene encoding NAD(P)H-hydrate epimerase; the protein is MIFVKKCSLVRLIIQYHKRLHSTGSSAARMKYLNQQEAISIDEELFNEYRFSVDQLMELAGLSCAHVIADAYAPDSLQSNKVLICCGPGNNGGDGLVAARHLALMNYLPYVYYPKRTEKELFKNLQHQAESMGITVTTDCPEAASVEGEFGLIVDALFGFSFKPPVRDSFLPIMNVLQRSKLPIVSIDIPSGWNVEEGPQSECDIQPACLISLTAPKLCAKRLLNAKHYLGGRFVPKRLEEKYSLDLPTYLSNNLFIKLN
- the LOC126570258 gene encoding cytochrome c oxidase subunit NDUFA4, with the protein product MQGLTMASLKKNPALIPLYVCIALGGAGAVFYTLRLALRSPEVTWNRKSNPEPWEEYRNKQHKFYSPIRDYSTTSSPAPKYTD
- the LOC126569000 gene encoding uncharacterized protein LOC126569000 yields the protein MAQSDRVTDLIMHYYMQHGRNRDLEKYLRLRRLSSATRSSSDGSLPNLCPGSACAGAERSGAGRSMENLSTLRQEAERQELAEGEQSIHRKNASAGSGKSISKSSNSSAKQAEGEAVGGDAAKGVTVREKKVEQKSGRNFNFNLESVIEINLPPPPTITIAGGAVSAPPSIMCSQMAAAPTAAPLQPPASTSEKRDPPFRLVVHENSTQTPVTPEDDPIRPVVKPSSSSALPVGGNEETLDSTKDLSPGSSVASNRQKLEWDSLGDIGYDSSERLQFCGAADLNETEKRCLQRYFARKGLTFDRSVVVVRQREEKERKVAAKATQQEASIVLANPGAQSTPKPSCTVATAKLEVAKATQTSLRPNRAQESRGIQAVVEGHPPLDREDKGIGTESCTMASVDAAESFEFFPRSAPESGSNGGTSVASLSTTSHHTSSTTSSSGPGPSSATLRPTFDDEVKLGLTLYNSIQELSSMPTGVKQSLIDKIFRKLSRHDPKRRTREQLLRDYATAVRERRTGGQSAPRTAEQANVYDDVSPSVEHDVPSGLSLPRPEEKEELDRSLGVEELVVDETKDPEDRFTSEEHVAAVEGSVKGLSSGSNDAQNGAVSSLGRDIGVSSSAGGLCSIQTVSSSHQDESVGTAKENVSHREPSARDKRVHKAMQDYLRPMTQSEVEYENFKELQKRARRPKEPQLAEIDREIEQLLVRKMLLLSADAECHRTAAESDKGLPAKPQQHRNNALPSERSGTVYTSVHESTSGSSCAEPQSSGRASKDSSAWNSHYHMAKVLKTRSKLETPTSPSDVSIPTFIKQKKDQFIENYDQVRHERRVFEEQNHIYTRPYSGQRSDALRRQEKENRGLARGKYVKDKLSKPIPAADSSSNVSVPSPRLLDGCAAFISSDSISIPVVTTLTNTTTTHHYDIKSRRPTPPVMPAGRTTGTQTTDSILRTKPIFGEQRPQKANKPTDTAAASVQASSHGMEVPVDETNCCRRTRECHCMCGRGGREVPRKTELIDGTAGRQDKQAQTKPSSIAYVITFEGGVRPESRPSATNVRKKTERAVSQLTVSSSPTVSESDEGGENGKDNVSEKMLTLREQFCRSCPTTLTRIEERRRCIGELNKLRSKRNAQRQRLLLLTSDDSLRRSKVSEGKNTLPPPPLTSKWRVFASTRAMRENTRRQVRNLPEVLRKKELERMNNLKRKNLIMKDVYNRNLQRKVLRGQVDLSNSVRVIQD